DNA from Granulicella arctica:
TCGACCTCGACGTCGCGGGCCACTACAACCGGCCCGACATCTTCACCTTCCACCGCCGCGAGACAATTTAATCTTGTGCCTCTCTTAGGAGACGCATAGCATGGCGAACATGGTCGAGCCAGCCAACAAATCGCCCGATTCTGCACTCGCGACACAGGTAGCGAAACTGTGGCCACACAGAGAGTGTGAAGCCAACATCATGCTCGGGCAATTCTGCCGTGTGGGGCTGCATTGGTGGCGGCAGTTGGATCTCTCAGAGCTTGCTCCGGGCAAAGACATTCACTTTTGTTTCTCGTGCAAAAAAGTGAAGATGGACGGAGTCGTCCACGGTCTTTAGTTCGAGGGATTAAACCCGCCACCAACACCCCGTATCCACCTCAACACCCATTTCCACGCAAATTCTCCGTAAACTAACCGAATGGACAAGTTTGTAGTACGCGGCGGCAATCCCCTTCTCGGCACCATCAAAGTCTCCGGAGCCAAAAACTCCGCGCTCCCCTGCATGGCCGCCGCCATCCTCACCGAGGACGAGGTCATCCTCGAAAACATCCCCCAGGTCCACGACATCGAAACCGAGCGCAAGCTCCTCACCTCCATGGGGGCCGAGGTCGAACTCGGCTACGGCCGCGCCCAGCACCGCACCAGCATCCAATGCGCCATTCTGTCTGACCCCGTCGCCAAGTACGAGATCGTCAAGACCATGCGCGCCAGCTCGCTCGTACTCGGGCCGCTCATCGCACGGACTGGCATCGCCCGCGTCGCCATGCCCGGCGGCTGTGCCATCGGCGGACGCCCCATCGATCTCCACATCAAGGGGCTCGAAGCCATGGGTGCCACCATCACGCAGGACCACGGCTACCTCGAAGCCCGCACCGACCGCCTCAAGGGCGCGCACATCGTCTTCGACAAGATCACCGTCACCGGCACCGAAGACCTCCTCATGGCCGCAACGCTGGCCGAAGGCGAAACCCTCTTCGAGAACTGCGCGCGCGAGCCCGAGGTCACCGATCTCGCCGCCCTGCTCATCGCCATGGGTGCCAAGATCGAAGGCGCAGGCACAGGAACCATCCGCGTACAAGGTGTAGCCAAGCTCCACGGCGCGCGCCACAAGATCAACCCCGACCGCATCGAGGCCGGCACCTTCCTGCTCGCCGGAGCCATCACCGGTGGCGACCTCAACATCGACTGCTGCGAGCCCGAACACCTCGGCTCCCTCATCGCCAAGCTCGAACAGTGCGGCGTCCGCATCGATGTCGGCAAGGACAACATCCGCGTCCGCTCTGGCGGCGACCTCAAAGCATCGGACATCTCCACCGAAGAGTACCCCGGCTTCCCCACCGACATGCAGGCGCAGTTCATGGCACTCGCCACCCAGGCCGAAGGCACCACCACTGTTACCGAAAATATCTTCGAGAACCGCTTCATGCACGTGCAGGAGCTCATCCGCATGGGCGCGAACATCACCGTCTCGGGCCGCACCGCGACCATCCGCGGTAAAACACCGCTCCAGTCCGCCGCCGTCATGTGCTCGGACCTCCGCGCCTCCGCCTCGCTCGTCCTCGCGGCCCTCGTCGCCGACGGCGAGAGCATCCTCGATCGCGTCTACCACATGGACCGCGGCTACGAGCGCCTCGAAGAAAAGCTACGCGGTGTCGGAGCACAGATCCGCCGCATGGGAGACGTCTTCAGCAAGCGCTAGCCGTCAACCCTCCGCATGGAGCAGCTTGCGATACAGATAGCCGTCCAACCCCAAGCCATAGAAGCCGCGTCGCACACCGCTGCGCGTGTAGCCCCTGCCTTCATAAAATCGAATTGCCGCCTCATTCTCCGCGAAGACATGCAGATCCATCGACCTCGCTCCAGCCGCTGACACGCGATCCTCTGCCGCTTGCATCAGCCGCCCCGCTAACCCCGCGCGGCGATGTTCAGGCGCGACATCCAGCGTAATCACATACCCACGCACCCCCGACACCATTCGTTCGAGATGCGCGATCACAAAGCCGGCCAAGCTCCCCTCATCCACTTCAGCAAGCACCGTCACCGCATTCCGCGTCTCGGCGAACCGCCGCATGGAAGGACGATCGAAGAGGAACTCCGGCGCAAAACACACCTCGTCAAGCGCCACCAGCGCCTCCAGATCGCCCTTTCGATACTCCCGTACACGCACCGTAACCTCCACCACTGACATGGTAGAGCCCTATGCGTGTAAAACTGTTGCAGCAATCTCACCCTGTTTTGCCGGGGCTATATCCGATGGACAAAAAAACACCGCCCGAAGCCGCCAAACCCGTCACCCTGAAGACTCTTGCGGAGTATCTCGACCTCTCGCCTGCCACCGTCTCCATCGTGCTCAATAATTCGCCGGTCGCGAAGTCCATCTCGCCCGCCACCCGCCAGCGTGTGGAGGCCGCCGCCGCCAAGTTCAAATACCGCGCCAACGTACACGCCCGCATGCTGCGCACCCGCCTGTCGAACACCGTCGGCATCATGGTGCCGGAGCTCAGCGAGGGCTACTTCACCACCGTCATGCTCGGCGTCGAACAGTATCTCCTGCAAGAGGGCTACCTCTCCTACACCGTCAGCCATCTCTACCGGCAAGACCTCATCGACG
Protein-coding regions in this window:
- a CDS encoding GNAT family N-acetyltransferase, whose translation is MSVVEVTVRVREYRKGDLEALVALDEVCFAPEFLFDRPSMRRFAETRNAVTVLAEVDEGSLAGFVIAHLERMVSGVRGYVITLDVAPEHRRAGLAGRLMQAAEDRVSAAGARSMDLHVFAENEAAIRFYEGRGYTRSGVRRGFYGLGLDGYLYRKLLHAEG
- the murA gene encoding UDP-N-acetylglucosamine 1-carboxyvinyltransferase, with protein sequence MDKFVVRGGNPLLGTIKVSGAKNSALPCMAAAILTEDEVILENIPQVHDIETERKLLTSMGAEVELGYGRAQHRTSIQCAILSDPVAKYEIVKTMRASSLVLGPLIARTGIARVAMPGGCAIGGRPIDLHIKGLEAMGATITQDHGYLEARTDRLKGAHIVFDKITVTGTEDLLMAATLAEGETLFENCAREPEVTDLAALLIAMGAKIEGAGTGTIRVQGVAKLHGARHKINPDRIEAGTFLLAGAITGGDLNIDCCEPEHLGSLIAKLEQCGVRIDVGKDNIRVRSGGDLKASDISTEEYPGFPTDMQAQFMALATQAEGTTTVTENIFENRFMHVQELIRMGANITVSGRTATIRGKTPLQSAAVMCSDLRASASLVLAALVADGESILDRVYHMDRGYERLEEKLRGVGAQIRRMGDVFSKR